A window from Candidatus Omnitrophota bacterium encodes these proteins:
- a CDS encoding NADH-quinone oxidoreductase subunit H → MTILYNVIIIGMETVLLAALAPLLSGFIRKLKNNFRMRKGQGIFWPYYNLRKLFSKNEVISKNVSWIFYTAPVVVFATSALALYLILFARICPPANSGVAVIIAAFFILSLGRFFLALSGLDTASAFGGMGSSREMFVSSFAEPTIFVAVFALCMGTGTTFKVSGILAGCALLMAAIAETSRIPVDNQETHLELTMVHEAMVLEHSGRSLALIELASHVKQMLFFVLIAGCFFMPVEAGRWGWALFPIKIAAIGLVMAVIEVSVAKMRLFRVVDFLSFAFFVALVATITASLGL, encoded by the coding sequence ATGACAATATTATATAACGTTATCATTATCGGGATGGAAACGGTTTTACTGGCGGCTCTCGCGCCGCTTTTAAGCGGTTTCATACGGAAGTTAAAGAATAATTTCCGCATGAGAAAAGGGCAGGGCATATTTTGGCCATATTATAATTTACGAAAATTGTTTTCGAAGAACGAGGTCATTTCGAAAAACGTTTCGTGGATATTTTATACTGCGCCGGTAGTCGTATTCGCAACGAGCGCGCTGGCGCTATATTTGATATTGTTTGCCCGGATATGTCCTCCTGCGAATAGCGGGGTGGCGGTTATCATAGCGGCTTTTTTTATCTTAAGCCTGGGGCGATTCTTTTTGGCGCTCTCCGGGCTCGACACCGCCTCGGCTTTCGGCGGGATGGGGTCTTCCAGAGAAATGTTCGTCTCGAGCTTTGCCGAGCCGACGATATTTGTCGCGGTATTCGCGTTATGCATGGGCACCGGCACCACGTTCAAGGTATCAGGCATACTCGCGGGGTGCGCGCTTTTGATGGCGGCGATCGCCGAGACATCGCGTATTCCCGTCGATAACCAGGAGACGCATCTCGAGCTTACGATGGTGCACGAAGCGATGGTGCTTGAACATTCGGGGAGGAGCCTGGCGCTCATAGAGCTGGCAAGCCATGTAAAACAGATGCTATTTTTCGTACTTATCGCCGGGTGTTTTTTCATGCCCGTAGAAGCAGGGCGCTGGGGCTGGGCGCTATTCCCGATAAAGATCGCCGCCATAGGTCTTGTCATGGCGGTTATCGAGGTATCGGTGGCAAAGATGCGGTTATTCAGGGTTGTAGATTTTTTAAGCTTCGCTTTTTTTGTAGCGCTCGTCGCGACGATTACAGCGAGTTTGGGGTTGTAA